From the Petrotoga sp. 9PWA.NaAc.5.4 genome, the window CAAACTTTCATTTTCATAAGAAAATGTTTGCTGAATTTCGTTAACTGTACTATATATTATTCGGTAAATATCACCAAATATAATTTCTCCTTTCAAATAACTATTCACAGCTACTTCATCAGCAGCATTATAAGCATTTTGAAGAAATTCTATCCCTAAAATATCTAAAGCTAATTTTAGTGCAGGGTACCTCTTAAAATCTACTTTGTGAAAATCTATTTTTTCTGAAAAGAAATCAGGTTTATCAAAATAATATTTTCTTTGAGGATATGAAAGCGAAAAGGCAATAGGTATTCTCATATCAGCTAAACCATAATGCATTTTTATAACTCCATCTGTAAATTGCACCATAGAATGTATTCTACTTTCTCTATTTATAGCAACAGTTATGTTCTTAGTTCTAAAAAGATGAAAGGCTTCAATCACCTCCAAGCCTTTATTAACCATTGTTGCAGAATCAATTGTTATTCTTTTCCCCATGGACCAAACAGGATGCTTAAGTACCTTATCTATAGGAGCATGTTCTAATTGATCTATGGGCTCGTCTCTTAGAGCTCCACCACTCGCGGTGATAATTATTTTTTCAGGTTTGGAACTTTCTCCCAGTAAGAGCTGAAATATTGCACTATGTTCGCTATCTATAGGAATCAGTTCTTTTTCTTTTTTATAAGCGTTATTTAAAATAAAATTTCCTCCTGATACAATAGACTCCTTGTTAGCTAAACAAATTCTTTTAGAAACTTCTAAACTTTTAAGAGTATGTCTAAGTCCGCTAAATCCAGAAGTTGCTATTATTGATATATCAGCATTACAATATTCAATAGCTTTTTCTACAGAGGTTTCTCCTTTAAAAATCATGCAACCATGATATGTAGAAGGTACCTCAAAAGATTCTTTAACTAATGCAACCGCCTTTAAATAATATTTGTCTATTACATCTTTTAACATCTCCCAATTCGAATATACAGAGCCACCAACAATTTTGAAATTATCTATAAACCAATCTTTATTCAAAACTTCTAAAGCTTGTTTACCAATAGAACCAGAAATACCCGCAATAAAAACTGTTTTCAAAATAGTTCACCTTTCAATTGTTTATTTAGTAAAATTATACCATTTCTTAGTTCCAATAAAAATAAAAATTATGATAAAATATAAAAAAATAAAAAGAGGTGCTTGCTTTGAATATTGGTCAATTTATCTTGGATAGCACTGATTTATTTACAGTATTTCGCTGGAACAACAATCCTTCTTTAATAAGATTCACAGAAGCTGATAATATATATAACACATTATTATTAAGCTTGTTCATATTTTCCGACGATTCAAAAGTAAAAGTAGTTAAAATTTTACAAAATAAAATATACGAAACAATTCCTAAGATAGTACTTTCAGATATCTCTCTTACTACAAAAAATAAAATTGAAGAAAAAGGGAAAGATATATGGAATAAGACAGTCGAAAAAGCTTTTCAAGAAGTAGAATCTAAATTGGATAAAAAAATTACTGAACGCATGTTCAATAAACATACTTTCGATGAAAGTACCGAAAATAAAATAAAGTTGATTAATCTTTTAGTAACAAGAAAAGAAGCAGAAATTAATGAACGGGTTTTCCCAGAATATTATAAGGAACCCAAAATGAAAAATGAAATGAAAGCAAAAAGAATTATTTTGAGCAACAAACATCAAATCGAATTACTTTGCGAAGAACTATTAAACATTTCCACAAGGCTTGTAACCATGACAAGATGGAACAAAAACCATAGAAATATTAAAACTTCTGTTTCTTCACATTCTTTTTTTGTCTTCTTAATATCTTATCTGTTAGCCCTGATTTCAAATTTAGAAACAGAAATTATATACGACGTTATGGCAGCATCAATACTTCATGACTTACCAGAAGCTTTTACAGGTGATGTAATAAGTCCAACAAAAAGGAAAGTTAAAGGATTAGAAGAGATAATAAATGAAATAGAAAAAGAATTTGTTCATGAATGGTCAGATAGCAAAAGTATATTGAAAGAAAAAGTCGATAAATTTGAAAAATATATTTTTAATCCTTTCAAAAATACTTATGGAAAATACGTTAAAACAGCGGATTTGTTAGCAGCTTTAATTGAATGCTCTCTCGAAATTAGTACTGGGAATCAAAATTCTTATTTTTTAAAAACCTTTGACTCAATAAAAAGAGAAACCTTACAGGTTTCTCCACTCGACATAAATGATATTATATATGAAATTGAAAAAGAAACCTTTATTCGCCCCTAACGAATTTTTTTTCACCGTTTGGAAGCTTAAATTTAACAACAACACCCTTAGGAGGATTTTCATAACCTTTAAAAATTTTATGCACATTTTTTTCATTAATTCCAACTTCAACACCCTCTGCAGAAATATGTGCTTCAAATGGATCTTCTTTGTATACAAAGACTGTTACTTCGATTTCTTTCATAAAATCCCTCCTCATCATTTCTTTATTTACTATCTTTTGTTTATATTTTAAAACTTAATTTTTTCAAAAACGCTCCTTTAAAAGTAAATCAAAAGCTTTTCTTTGAATCCAAAAGAAAAGTAACTGGCCCATCATTTATAATTTTGACTTTCATGTGAGATTGAAACTTACCGGTTTGAACGTTAAGAGAATAATTTTCTTTCAAGAAGTCAACAAATTTATTATACAAAACCTCTGCTTTCTCTGGATTTGCAGACTCCGTAAAAGAAGGCCTTCTACCTTTACGACAATCTCCATACAATGTAAATTGTGAAACAACCAATAACTCCCCCTCAGTTTCAAGTACTGATTTATTCATTTTCCCTTGTTGGTCTTCAAAAATTCTAAGATTCACTATTTTGTCTGCTAACCAAAAAATATCTTTTTCTTCATCTGAAAATGATATTCCTACAAAAACGAGCAATCCATTCCTAATACTTGCGATTGTTTCGTTGTTTACTTCGACACTTGACTCAATAACTCTTTGAACAACAGCCCTCAAAAATTATACCCTCCTTACAGCATAAACTCCTTTGGCATTTTCTAACTTGTTACATACTAATTTCAAATGATTTAGATTGTGAACAGATAAATACATTTTCAAACTTAAAAAATTACCGTCATTATGCATTTCAAATTTTTCAATGTGTCCTCCTTCATTATTTATAGTATTTCTTACATTATTTATTTGTTCTTTACTCTCAATATCTACCTTTATCATAGCAGAAAAATTGTTTTGATTTCCTTCGGCCCATTGAACATTAACTTTCTTATCTAATGGAAGTTCTTTAATATTCTTACAATCTATCCTGTGTATTCCTATTCCTTTTCTACTTACTACTCCAACTATTTGATCTCCCGGAACAGGCATACAGCATTTAGCAAAGTAGCTGTCTACCCCTTCTTCTCCATCTACCAATACAGAATTGCTTAAAACTTTAAAACTTTTCTTTTCTATTTTCTTTGTTTTTTCATCAACTTTTATAGCAGGAACAAATATATTTCGAATAGTATTAATACTTATATCTTCTAAATCCAACTTGATAAAAAATTCTTCATCATTTTTAATGTTATATTTTATATAAAAACCAATTTCTTTCAACTTTTCTAACATTTCTTCCATAGAAATGTTCAATTTTTTAGATAGTTCTCTAAACTTATCTTTTCCTCTTTCAATCAATTCTTGTTCATTCTTTTGACGATAATATTTTTTGATTTTTGCTTTAGTTCTCGGAGAATTAGCGTATTTTAACCAGTCTATACTCGGGCCCTGAAAATTCCTGTTGATTAATATTTCTACTATGTCACCTGTTTTAAGTTTGTAAGAAAGAGGCACAAGTTTCCCATTAACTCTCGCACCGGCAAAATGATTCCCAATTTCAGTATGTACACCATAGGCAAAATCTATTGGAGTTGAGTCCTTAGGCAAATGAATAATCTCCCCTTTAGGAGTGAATACAAAAATTTCCTGAGAAATCAAATTAGTTTCAATGTCTTTCATTTCAAAAGCATTTTGAGCTATGTCTTTATGCAACTCCATTAAATTCCTCAAAAATTTTAATTTTTCTGGACTTATTCCTTCTTTATAAACCCAATGAGCTGCTAAACCATATTCTGCTTCCTCATGCATTTTCCAATCCCTTATTTGAATTTCTAAAGGATCTCCTTTATGAGTTATCACAGTCGTGTGCAAAGATTTATATCCGTTAAATTTTGGTGTCGCAATATAATCCTTTATTCGTCCAGGTATAGGTGACCACAAAGAATGAATTATACCTAAAGCAGCGTAACATCTACTTGAGTCTTCAGTTATTATCCTTAAAGCTATATAATCATAGATTTCATCAAGAGTTTTACCTTTCCTGATCATTTTATCCCAAATACTATATAAATGTTTGGCTCTACCTTCCACGGTGGCTTTTATTTTTTGTCTAGATAATTCTTTTCGTATAATATCAGCATATTCACTAAGTTTTTCATTGCCATTTTTTAATTTTTCTTCCACTTTTTCCTTTAAACTAAAATATTTATCTGGATACAGATATCTAAAAGATAGATCTTCAAGCTCCTCTTTAATTTTGTAGATACCTAATCTATGTGCTATAGGTGCATAAATTTTTAAAGTCTCTTCTGCTTTACTTATCTGCTTTTTCCTATCAACATAATCCAAAGTCCTCATATTATGCAATCTATCAGCCAATTTAACGATTATTACTCTTATATCTTCTGACATAGCAAAAAGCATCTTTCGAATAGTCTCAATTTTCTCAAGCGATTTCATATCTTTTTCATTTAAACGCTCATTAAGTTTTAAACTACTTATTTTTGTCACGCCAGAAACTATTCTCGCAATATCAACTCCAAATTTTTCTTTTATCTTCTCTAAAGAAACATTACAGTCTTCTACTACATCATGTAGTAAACCAGAAACTATAGTATCTACATCCATTTTTAAGTTAGCAAGAATTAAGGCAACATTCTTTGGATGTTCAAAAAAATCCTCTCCAGAATCTCTTAATTGCCCCTCATGAGCTACTTCAGCAAATTCATAAGCTTCTATTATTCTATCTCTATCTTTTTTTGAAAGCTTTCTCTCAAGAAGATGTTCAATTTCTTTTTCAAAAGTTTTAGACGATTCAACCAACATAATAAACACCTCTTAAAATTCAAGTGAAAATTAAAAATAAAATATTATTTAATTTAATACGTTATTTCATTAAAATTATATCATAAATATTTAATAATTTATAATATATGACACTTATAACTGGTCGTATCTATGCTTAATAACTAGACTTTCACTGATAAAATTTAAAAAGCTATTATATTAAAAATTAATCTAACAAAATTTATAAAATAGTAATCATTTTTTTATTTAAGGTTCCAAATAATATGATTAAATACGAAAGGATTCAGTCTCTCCTTTGAATATTAATATTTCTTAATAAACTTTGAAATTCTCTAAAAAATTTATTGATATAATCAACTTAGAAAAAATCAAAAGGAGGGAAATATAATGAAAAAAACTATTTTAACGTTAGCTTTATTAGGTTTGTTGGTATTTTCTTTTGCTGAAACACTTGTTATAAAAGGATCAAACACTATTTTTCCAGTTACACAACTATGGATTGAAGAGATGAAAACTATGTATCCGGATTTAACAATTACATTAGAAGGAGCTGGTTCTTCTACAGGTATATCGGCACTATTTAATGGTACAACGGACATAGCTAATTCTAGTAGATGGCTAAAAGCAGAAGAAATAAAGCAGATGGGACAAGAGGGAAAATACTTTATTCCGATAGTCTTGGGATACGATGGAATAGCGATTATAGTTAATCCAGAACTTCCAATTGATAATATTTCATTGGAAAATCTTGCAGCCATATATACAGGAAAAATTACAAGATGGAATCAATTAGATCCTAATTTACCAAACGAAAGGATTGTAGTGTATTCACGAAATAGTGCATCGGGAACATATGAAACCTTTGTTGAAAAAGTATTAAAGGGTGAAAGAATGGCACCAACTGTGCAATTGTTAGAATCTACTCAAGCAGAAATTACTTCGGTCGCAAGAAATAAGTATGCTATAGCTTATACAGGAATAGGATATGTAACCAACGATGTTAAAGTTCTTACGGTTAATGGTATTCAACCAACAAAAATAAATATATTAAATTCAGTATATCCTATTTCCAGACCACTTTTTATGTTTGTTGATGCAACAAATGGTTATCCAGAAACAGGTAAGGTTAAACAATTTATCACTTTCGGACTTTCCAAAAGAGGACAGGAATTAGTTGAACAAGCTGGTTATATTGCAGCATATGGTTTTTAATTGACTAAAACATTGTTTTTAAGGAGTGCTTAATTTGTGAATAGACGGAATGTTAAAGATAAAATAAATCAAGGTTTAATTACAATTGTGGCTTTTATAGGAATATTCGCATTAATAGGTCTATTCATCTTTATAATTAATGAATCAATTCCAGCCCTAACTCAAGTTGGGGCTGAAATCTTTACAAGTATATATTGGTACCCAACCTATAATCCACCTGAATACGGTATGTTAGCTATGATAATTGGTTCGTTAATATTAACAGGTTTTTCTTCACTTCTTGTTTTACCTCTCGGATATATAATTGCTTTCTTTTTATATGATTATGCAAATCCTACTGAACAAACAGTTATAAAATCTACAATAGATCTATTATCAGGAATACCTACAGTTATAATAGGTTCATTCTTGTTTATTTATGTTTCTCCTATAATGATGAAACTGGGGGCTTGGTCTTCAGGAAATTTGTTATTGGCAGCAATTGGTTTATCAATATTGTCTTTGCCTTACGCCGCTTCATTGATGCAAGAATCACTTTCTTCAGTAGATGTAAGCTTAAAAGAAGCCGCTCTGGCAATGGGAGCAAGTAGATTTACGGCAGGTTTTAAAATAGTATCAAAAAAAGCTTTGCCTGGCCTTTTGAATGCAACAATATTGACTGTAAATAGAATAATCGGAGAAACTATAGTAGTTTTAATGGTCGCCGGAGGAGCTGCAATAATACCTCGCTCATTATGGGACCCAGTTAGACCATTAACAGCAGTTATAGCAAGTGAAATGGGCGAAGTAGCGGTCGGCAGTTTGCACTATTCTGCACTTTTTACTGCCGGATTGATTTTATTAACCATTTCTTTTGTTTTAACACTTTTATCCAGAAGAATTACCAGGAGTGGATCAAGTTGAAAATTCAAACAGGAAAAGATTTAATAATTTCAAATATCTTCAGAATAATAAGTTACATCGCATTTATTATAATAGCAACTATAATAATTACTGTGGTTGTTGATGGTGCAAGATATTTTACTCCTTCATTTTTTATAGAATATCCAAAGCAAGGTATGACTAGCGGAGGAATAGGTCCTGCAATTTTGGGAAGTTTAATAATGATATTCTTTATTTTACTTTTTTCAATACCCATAGGAGTTTTAACTGGTACTTTTTTGTCTGAATATGGTGCAAAATCGAGGTTAGGAAGAATTATTGACGCATCTATCACTTCTTTATCAGGTGTTCCTTCGGTTGTATACGGTTTGTTCGGTCTGTCACTATTTTCAATTACGTTAGGATTTGGAACATCTATTTTAAGTGGTAGTTTAACTTTAGCAATTATGACATTACCTGTAATTGCCTCTTCCGTTAGAGAGGCTCTTGCTTCTTTGCCACGGGAACTCAGAGAATCAGCCTATGCTTTGGGCGCAAAAAAAAGTGAAACGATTTTTAAAATATTATATCCAGCTGCAAAAAATAGAATTATAACAGCTATATTAATCGGAGCAGGAAGAGTCATTGGAGAAACTGCTCCAGTACTATTAACGGGAGCTGTTTTTTATTCTACCAAACTTCCTAATTCTCTGTTAGATCCTGTTATGACATTACCGACACATATATATTTTATAACAATGGCATATGGTCAAGACGCACAATGGATGGCTAAAGCAACCTCTGCTTTTTTATTAATTTTAGTCTTGATTCTTTATTTAACAGCTTTTAAAATACGAGGAGGACAGAAAAAATAATGAACGAAGAAACAATTATCACAATTCAAAATTTTAATGCTTGGTACGATAAAAAACAAGCTCTAAAGGATATAAATATATCTATCAAAAAAAATACCATAAGTGCAATTATTGGGCCATCTGGATGTGGAAAATCTACATTGTTAAGAAGTATAAACAGAATAAACGATGAAATTCCATCCTATAGAACAGAGGGAGAAATCTTGTTCGATGGAATTAATGTTTATGATAAAAATATTGATCTTTCTCTGTTAAGAAAAAGGATAGGTATGGTTTTTCAAAAACCTGTTCCTTTTCCTATGTCTATATACGAAAACATTGCATTCGGGTTAAGAATTCATGGAATAAAGAAGAAAGATAAAATTGATGAAATTGTGGAAATGGCTTTAAAAAGAGCTGCGCTATGGAAAGAAGTTAAAGATGAATTAGAAAAACCCGCAAGTGAATTATCTGGCGGTCAACAGCAAAGATTGTGTATAGCAAGAGCCATTGCCGTAGACCCTCAAATAATATTGTTGGATGAGCCTACATCTGCTTTGGATCCAATTGCTACCAGAAAAATTGAAGACCTGATAGAACATTTATCAGAAAATTATACTATTATTATCGTAACACATAATCTTGCGCAAGCTATTCGAATATCTGATTATATGTATTTCATGTTTCAAGGAGAACTTATTGAATCCGGAAAAACAAGCGATATTATCAAAAACCCAAAAGAAAAGTTGACTGAAGATTATTTAAATGGTAGAATTAGTTAATAAACAGTCTAATTTAAATTCGTTACAAAGAAGGTGTTAAAATGGATTATACACATTTTGAAAATGAATTGGCACAGTTGGCAAGTGAAATTTCAAAACTTTTGTCTTTAGTTTTAAGATCATTTGAAAATTCTATTAAATCTTTAGAAGATAAAAATCTTGATTTGGCACAAAAAGTTTTAGATGCTGATGATCAAATCGATAAACTTAACCTTGAGATTGAAAATTCAGTATACCAAATTGTTGCTAGATATCGTCCTTTAGGAAAAGATTTAAGATATGCTGTATCTATGATTAAATTTTCGAACAATTTAGAGAGAATTGGAGACTTATCTTGCAATATTGCAGAAAAAACAGAAAAGTATGCGGATGTTGATTTAAAAGATATAGTAAACACTAAAGAATTAAAAAAAATGTTTGGGATTTCACTTGAAATGATAAAAAATGCTTATAAAGCTTATGGAGAAAGAAATATAGAAGAAGCAATAAGAATTTGGAAAAGGGACGACGAAGTTGATAATTTGGAAGAAGAAGTAAGACAAATTGCAATAAAAAAGTTATATGATCCTACTTTTAACAAGGAATTAGTAATTCCGTATATCTTACTTGCAAGAGATATTGAAAGAATAGCTGATCATGCAACTAATCTATGTGAAGAAATAATTTATATAGAAGTTGGAAAAGATATTAAAGATATCATTAAAGAAGGCAGATAAAACGTGGCAAAAGTTTTGATAGTTGAAGATGATAAAGATATAAGAGAAATACTAAAAATTTATTTAAATATAGAAAACTACGAAATTATGGAAGCAGACTCATTAACTAATATGAGAAATCTATTAAATAAAGAAAAAGACATTGACATAATGTTACTAGATATTATGTTACCAGATGGAGACGCTATAGATGAATTACCTAGAATACGTACGATAAATCCAAATATAGGAATAATTATAATTTCTGCTTTAAATAGAGACAGAGAAGTTATTTATGGGATAGAATCGGGTGCTGATGATTATATAACAAAACCCTTTAACCCAAGAGAAGTTATAGCACGAATAAAAGCCTTAATAAAAAGATTGAAAAAACAAGAAGATACTACCGAAAAATTAGAATTCGGATCGTTAGAAATTTACCCAAAAAACTACACAGTAATTTACAAAGGAAAATTTACTGAATTTACAACAAAAGAATTTGAAATACTTAGCTTACTGGCAAGAAATCCTGACAAAGTTTATTCAAGAGAAGAAATAATAGACAAAGTATGGTTTGGAGACGAATATATAACTGATAGAGTTATAGATGTTCATATAAGCCTAATAAGAACAAAAATTGGTAAAGATTGGATTAAGACTATAAGAGGTGTGGGATATAAATTTAATAAAAATAATGAAACAATAGAACAAAAAGAATGAGAGTGAATTACATGGCAGATATAAATCTTAAAAATAATTATTTTGAAATATTTGAAATTTTAGATGACGCTGTCATCAACATAGAAAAAGGTACTATGATATCAAAATCAAATAAAAAGGCTAAAGAATGGGGATTTCATGAAAAAAAAGATTTAATAAGTATTATTAGTTTCGACAAAATAGATGAATTAACAAACCATATATTAAATGATCAAGATTACGAAGTTTTATCTAATATTTATTTTATTAAAGGTGAAACCAAATATTGCAGACTAAACTATTACAAGTCTCATAAAATTTTAATTATTCAAGATAAAACAGAATTCGAGCTGTTAAAAAAGATTAAAGCCGACTTTATTACATCTGTATCTCATGAATTGAGAACACCGTTGGCTATAGCAAAAGGTAACACACAAATTTTAAAAGATTTTATGCATGAAAGTAAATTTACTCAACAAATTGACAAAATCCAAGAATCCTTAGATAGAGTAGAAAAAATTATTTCTCAATTAACTTTGCTTTCTTTAGCAGAATTCGGAGATTATCATTTAAAAAACGAAAACATAAATACTCTCAATTTATATAATGAAGTTTTGAATGACTTATCTGATAAGATCAAGGAAAAATCTATAAATATAGTTTTCAACTGCACTGTTGAAAAGGTATATGGAGATAAATTTGTTTTATACACTATCTTAAGAAACCTTCTTTCAAATGCCATTAAATATTCCTTTGAAAATTCAAATATTTATGTTGATATTACTGCAGAAAAAATACAAGTAAAAGATGAAGGAATTGGAATACGTGATGAAGAACAAAATAGAATTTTTGAAAGATTTTATAGAGGTATAGAAGCTTCAAAAGTTGCTAAAGGCTCAGGTTTAGGCCTTTCTGTAGTAAAATACTTATGCCAATTAAGCGGATATAAAATTTCTTTTGAATCAAAATGGATGGTTGGTAGTACTTTCATAGTAACCTTTGCTTAAAACTAATTCTTCTTTTTTCGATTCTTACAAATTTGCTGATTCTTACCAAACAAAAACTTTCAAATCATGTGGTATTTTATTTCTCTATCAAATATTGAATATTTTTTATTTTGTTTATTGTTATGATAAACAAAAGCTCGTTCAAGTATTAAATATAATGTATATTTTGTTTTTTAAATAAAATAAAAAATTAAGAAAATTTAACAATTTTAAACACTAACCCTAAATAATCACTTTTAATCACACATAATTCTTTTAAACCATATTTGACTTTTCAATAAAAAAAGCGTTTAATATATGTAGTGAAAGAAATTTTTCTGTCAATGTTATAGAGAATGGAGTAGATAATAATGCCTAATAAAACTTACAATTTAGAGTTGGTTAAAGAACATAATAGAACAACAGTTATTGAACTGTTGAACTCCATTGGTACAACCACAAGGTCAGAAATATCAAATTTAACAGGACTAACCCGTGCAACAGTAACTAATATTATAAACGAATTAAAAGAGATTAATTTAATTGAAGAAGTTGGTACTATTAATGGCCAAATAGGAAGAAAAAGACAACTTATAAAATTAAAAAATGACGCTTTTTATGTAATTGGAATAGAATTCGGTGTAAATATTATCCGTGCAGGTGTGTTTGATCTTTCTGGCAAAGATATCGTTTTTATAGAAAAAGAAATAAATTCTTATGGTAAAGCTGAAGACGTAGTTAAAAACATAATAAAAGTGATTGACTATCTGATTTCAAAGATTGAAAAAGACAAAGACAAGCTTAAAGGAATTGGAATAGTTATGCCTGGGCTTGTCGACAGTCAAAAAAGAGTCCTTGAAACAGCTCATCCTTTTCCATTATTAAAAGACTATCCATTAGCAAAACATATAGAAAAATATTACAAAATAAAAGTTTGGATAGAAAACGACGCAAAGGCTGCTGCTCTTGGGGAAAAATGGTTTGGTCATGGTAAAAGCTTATTAAACTATTCATTTGTTGTTGCTGATGCTGGTTTAGGAGCTGGAATAATAATTGATGGAAAATTATACAGAGGAGCTTTAAATTCAGCCGGAGAAATTGGTCATACGTTTATAACAACAGATTTCATACCTTTAGAAAACGAGGGTGGACTATATAAA encodes:
- a CDS encoding response regulator transcription factor; the encoded protein is MAKVLIVEDDKDIREILKIYLNIENYEIMEADSLTNMRNLLNKEKDIDIMLLDIMLPDGDAIDELPRIRTINPNIGIIIISALNRDREVIYGIESGADDYITKPFNPREVIARIKALIKRLKKQEDTTEKLEFGSLEIYPKNYTVIYKGKFTEFTTKEFEILSLLARNPDKVYSREEIIDKVWFGDEYITDRVIDVHISLIRTKIGKDWIKTIRGVGYKFNKNNETIEQKE
- a CDS encoding ROK family transcriptional regulator, which translates into the protein MPNKTYNLELVKEHNRTTVIELLNSIGTTTRSEISNLTGLTRATVTNIINELKEINLIEEVGTINGQIGRKRQLIKLKNDAFYVIGIEFGVNIIRAGVFDLSGKDIVFIEKEINSYGKAEDVVKNIIKVIDYLISKIEKDKDKLKGIGIVMPGLVDSQKRVLETAHPFPLLKDYPLAKHIEKYYKIKVWIENDAKAAALGEKWFGHGKSLLNYSFVVADAGLGAGIIIDGKLYRGALNSAGEIGHTFITTDFIPLENEGGLYKLVEKYDKPINMLLKERKNNKEIEDLISQITQYVGIGIVNLVNTISPEAVIIGGRILECGYSVIREIKKIVGIYTFSTKTPKILVASKKEDAILVGGASIAIEQIVSEPYRFLLNRTNMYS
- a CDS encoding sensor histidine kinase KdpD, with amino-acid sequence MADINLKNNYFEIFEILDDAVINIEKGTMISKSNKKAKEWGFHEKKDLISIISFDKIDELTNHILNDQDYEVLSNIYFIKGETKYCRLNYYKSHKILIIQDKTEFELLKKIKADFITSVSHELRTPLAIAKGNTQILKDFMHESKFTQQIDKIQESLDRVEKIISQLTLLSLAEFGDYHLKNENINTLNLYNEVLNDLSDKIKEKSINIVFNCTVEKVYGDKFVLYTILRNLLSNAIKYSFENSNIYVDITAEKIQVKDEGIGIRDEEQNRIFERFYRGIEASKVAKGSGLGLSVVKYLCQLSGYKISFESKWMVGSTFIVTFA